In Spinacia oleracea cultivar Varoflay chromosome 5, BTI_SOV_V1, whole genome shotgun sequence, a single window of DNA contains:
- the LOC110783639 gene encoding uncharacterized protein yields MDRSWMYGRRDTKDFMHGVSEFCMSALQHQASTGVKEFYCPCADCENVNTVNNVLVIRDHVFMRGFRPNYHVWVYHGESGVYVGNSSKNVVHEQEEAIYAEGEADCFEDEDDDDVENNIDDDNDRVEDMLHEVEDEVRDRVFECLSKAAETPLYPGCTKYSKLSAVCTLYNIKTSRGWTDISFTELLVALSDMLPAGNELPRSNYYAKKLMCPFGLEYKKIHACPNDCLLYHMQYENLDKCPRCGVSRYKRKGVSEGKNVYPAKVLWYIPIIPRFKRLFSIKKDARNLRWHADPDRRKRDGLLRHPADSPQWKTIDKLHDTFGKEPRNLRLGLCTDGMNPFGTLSSQHSTWPVLLVIYNLPPWLCMKRKYIMLSLLISGPKQPGNDIDVYLEPLIDDLRKMWDEGVSVFDAHANEMFRLRAMLFCTINDFPAYGNLSGYKNKGMKACPTCEEDTQSKYISECHKYVFLRTRRLLRRDHPYRKMKTTFDGNVEMDVARRALTGKEVYERVKGVETVFGKSVKDKGTTGLWKKESVFWKLPYWKDLPVRHCLDVMHIEKNVCEAILGTLMNIPGKTKDTKGVREYFKSKGLRPELWPQTSGNNRTKEMETGGAKTKGKGKGKGKGKGKEKGNDKGKKKTHYLPPACYTLSKLEKRLFCECLYGIKAPSGYSSNMKRFVSLNGELKLTSMKSHDCHVMMQTFLPIAIRGILPKHVRHSITSLCSSFNTICSKVLDPSTLDEL; encoded by the coding sequence ATGGATcgtagttggatgtatggtagacGTGACACAAAGGATTTCATGCATGGGGTTTCGGAGTTCTGTATGAGTGCTTTACAACATCAAGCTAGTACGGGGGTCAAAGAGTTTTATTGTCCTTGTGCCGATTGTGAGAATGTGAACACGGTCAATAATGTTTTGGTGATTAGAGATCATGTATTTATGCGTGGGTTTAGACCTAATTACCATGTATGGGTTTATCATGGTGAGAGTGGAGTGTACGTAGGTAATTCTAGTAAGAATGTTGTGCATGAACAAGAAGAAGCTATCTATGCGGAAGGGGAAGCCGATTGTTTTGAGGATGAGGATGACGATGACgttgaaaataatattgatgatgataatgatcgTGTCGAGGACATGTTGCACGAGGTCGAGGATGAAGTTCGCGATCGTGTTTTTGAGTGCTTATCTAAGGCGGCTGAAACGCCATTGTATCCTGGTTGTACAAAGTATAGCAAGCTTTCCGCTGTTTGCACACTCTACAATATCAAGACAAGCAGAGGCTGGACTGACATTAGTTTCACTGAGTTGTTGGTGGCGCTAAGTGATATGTTACCGGCTGGCAATGAACTTCCCAGGTCGAACTATTATGCCAAGAAGCTCATGTGTCCCTTTGGTTTAGAGTACAAGAAGATACATGCTTGTCCAAATGATTGTCTGCTATATCATATGCAGTATGAGAATTTGGATAAGTGTCCACGGTGCGGAGTGTCGCGTTACAAACGCAAAGGGGTAAGCGAGGGTAAGAATGTTTACCCAGCTAAGGTGTTGTGGTATATTCCCATAATACCGAGATTCAAGCGCTTGTTTTCGATAAAAAAAGATGCAAGGAATTTGAGGTGGCATGCAGATCCTGATCGAAGGAAGAGAGATGGTTTGCTtaggcatcctgctgattctcccCAGTGGAAGACTATTGACAAGCTTCATGACACTTTTGGTAAGGAACCTCGGAATTTGAGGCTTGGGTTATGTACGGATGGGATGAATCCATTTGGCACTCTTAGCTCCCAACATAGTACATGGCCAGTACTTTTAGTCATATATAATTTACCTCCTTGGTTGTGTATGAAACGCAAgtacatcatgttgtcgcttCTTATATCGGGGCCTAAACAACCGGGAAACGACATAGATGTCTACCTTGAACCTCTCATTGATGATTTGAGAAAgatgtgggatgaaggggtttCCGTATTTGATGCACATGCAAATGAGATGTTTAGATTGCGTGCAATGCTTTTCTGCACAATCAATGACTTCCCTGCTTATGGTAACTTATCCGGCTACAAGAACAAAGGAATGAAAGCATGCCCGACTTGTGAAGAGGATACACAATCCAAATATATTTCTGAATGTCACAAATATGTGTTCTTGCGAACGCGAAGGCTTCTTAGACGTGATCATCCCTATCGTAAGATGAAGACAACATTCGATGGGAATGTTGAGATGGATGTCGCCCGTAGAGCGTTGACTGGTAAGGAAGTTTATGAGCGGGTCAAGGGTGTTGAAACGGTCTTCGGCAAGTCAGTGAAAGACAAGGGTACAACTGGATTATGGAAAAAAGAGTCTGTGTTCTGGAAACTTCCATATTGGAAAGATCTACCGGTTAGGCATTGTCTTGATGTCATGCATATcgagaaaaatgtttgtgaaGCAATTCTTGGGACACTTATGAATATTCCGGGCAAGACAAAGGATACCAAGGGAGTGCGAGAATACTTTAAAAGTAAGGGGCTTCGTCCAGAGCTGTGGCCTCAGACTTCGGGAAATAATAGAACGAAGGAAATGGAAACAGGGGGTGCCAAgacaaaaggaaaaggaaaaggcaAAGGCAAAGGCAAAGGCAAAGAAAAGGGCAACGACAAAGGGAAGAAGAAAACCCATTACTTGCCTCCGGCTTGTTACACATTGTCCAAATTAGAAAAGCGGTTATTTTGTGAGTGCTTGTATGGCATTAAGGCTCCCTCGGGGTACTCATCGAACATGAAAAGATTTGTGTCTTTAAATGGCGAGTTGAAGTTGACAAGTATGAAATCTCACGATTGTCATGTCATGATGCAAACTTTCTTACCCATAGCAATTCGTGGGATATTGCCAAAGCATGTGAGACATAGTATTACTAGTCTTTGTTCATCTTTCAATACGATATGTAGCAAAGTGCTTGATCCGTCAACACTCGATGAACTTTAG